In one Alnus glutinosa chromosome 12, dhAlnGlut1.1, whole genome shotgun sequence genomic region, the following are encoded:
- the LOC133851520 gene encoding ferritin-like catalase Nec2, translating into MGSPFFVVIFLITLEFSQVMSAPNCGPIVAGDTDRIQFALNLEFLEAEFFLNGALGRGLDSIAPSYAEGGPPPVGAKKANLDPLVARIIEEFGYEEVGHVRSIITTIRGFPRPQLDLSPQNFANLFDDAVGFKLSPPFDPYLDTTNYLLASYVIPYVGLLAYVGSIPNLVNKTSLSVLVASLLGVETGQDAVIRTLLYERANQTMQPYNMTVAEFTIRLSELRNKLATCGNKDEGLEVPLFLGAENRTNNNILSADSNSLSYSRTPPEILRIIYATRSEHKVGGLHPNGAGGKIAGSFLQKD; encoded by the exons ATGGGCAGCCCTTTCTTCGTTGTTATCTTTCTTATTACATTGGAATTTAGCCAGGTGATGAGTGCTCCCAACTGTGGGCCAATTGTAGCCGGTGATACTGACCGGATTCAATTTGCTCTTAACCTTGAATTCCTTGAAGCAGAGTTTTTCTTGAATGGTGCTCTTGGTAGAGGGCTCGACAGCATTGCTCCATCTTATGCCGAGGGTGGCCCGCCACCTGTCGGTGCTAAGAAGGCCAATCTCGACCCTTTAGTTGCCAGGATCATTGAGGAATTCGGATATGAGGAAGTTGGTCATGTCAG GTCTATAATTACAACAATAAGAGGATTTCCAAGGCCGCAGTTGGATCTTAGCCCTCAGAATTTTGCAAACCTATTTGACGATGCAGTTGGTTTCAAATTGAGCCCTCCATTCGACCCTTACTTGGACACAACCAACTATCTCTTAGCATCTTATGTGATCCCTTATGTAGGATTGTTGGCTTATGTTGGAAGCATTCCAAACCTTGTCAACAAAACTTCTCTCAGTGTA TTGGTTGCATCTCTTTTGGGCGTGGAGACCGGACAGGATGCGGTTATAAGAACACTGCTATATGAGAGAGCCAACCAGACGATGCAGCCGTACAACATGACCGTAGCTGAGTTTACTATCAGACTCTCTGAGCTTAGAAACAAGCTGGCCACGTGTGGCAACAAAGATGAAGGCTTAGAAGTACCTCTATTTCTTGGGGCAGAAAATCGTACGAACAACAACATTCTCTCCGCTGATTCCAATTCCCTTTCGTATTCTCGGACGCCACCGGAAATCTTGAGGATAATATATGCAACCCGCAGCGAGCACAAAGTTGGTGGGCTTCATCCTAATGGTGCCGGTGGGAAAATTGCAGGGAGCTTTCTTCAAAAAGATTAG